GACGTTGCTTTCACCAGCataccaaatttaaaaattctgtatgtatttttacttaatatcCTAAAATagttgatacattttttttatttaattcgttATAACTTTCAgggaaataaatttcaacaaaatatCCTACATGATTGAGGACATAACAACTGGAGCTTTTGTAGTTCTTGGTCAGTTAAAAAAGTTGGGCCTGGCATCAAACCAAATAAAATCCGTGAATAGAAACGCGTTTGGAGGACTAGAAGGTCTTGAAGAATTGGATCTACAAGGAAATAATATAACTAGTATTCAAGAGAATGCCTTTAGTCCAATGCCGAACTTGTCTAAACTCAAAATGAACACAGgtaaaaaaatggaataaaaaaaaatatataaatgagtataataaatacaatatacACCTGGCTTTTGTGTACGGAAGAATAGGAGATGAATGAAAAGGTTCTATTGTATTCACACAGGTGCCTTGGTTTGTGACTGTGGGCTCCAATGGCTGAGTGTTTGGCTGCGCGAGCATCGATATAACGAAGCCAAAGCACGCTGCGGATATCCCCATTGGCTAAAATCCATGCACCTCACACAGTTACATCATGCTAATTTTACGTGCggtatgaattattattgttattttcttttttaaattatttataaggaTTTAGATTTAACGCTTGGATTTGGATTTAAGAATAATCTTGAATTTAaatgggaataaaaaaaaatatttgaaatccaTGAGACGTTAATCCTCTAAATGGTCacgtatttataattgtaattcaGATGAGTTCCCGAAACCACGTATCATTGAGGAACCGAGCAGCCAGATGAGCATAAAAGGTGAAAATGTCACGCTGACTTGTCGAGCGACCAGTACTGCTGACACTCCCCTACAATTTACTTGGAAACACGAGAATACTGAGCTGCGGGATGCTGACATTGAAACGATTCCAATAGCCTCCGAGAATGGTGTTACTGAGGCATTGTCCTCTTTACACCTTGTCAATGTCAGCCATGAAGACGCCGGAAAGTACCAGTGTATGGTCGCCAATACTTTTGGAACTTCGTATTCTACTAAAGCTAAAATCAGCGTTcttggtaaattatttattattgagagTAATTTTAGACAGTTTTCCTCCTCCactaattttactaattaattaaaacaaattaaaaccttaattaaaaaaaaggacaacgtaTAACTTCGTCGaagtatagatttaaaaaaaaattatctacagCTTATCTTagcttacaaaattttaaaatttgaattatgaaataaacataaagatcttactaaaatttattttttaaatttccttcaactctcaattgatgtcaattgtaagtaattttttttcggatgAAATTTTGATCGCTTATGACAATTGAgtcactgaaaattttcaaaaagtaggAGACACTGTCTAAGAATGACCTCAATCTAgtatttgatgaaataaataaataatttaaaattatttatagtgtACCCatcgttttcaaaaattcctcAAGACATAAGCGTAATGGCTGGAAGAACAGCTCGCCTGGAATGTTCCGCAGAAGGGCATCCTTCACCACAAATAGCCTGGCAAAAAGACGGTGGGAATGATTTTCCAGCCGCTCGAGAAAGACGAATGCACATGATGCCAACAGATCCAGTACTTTTTATAATCGATGATGTTAAAAGTGCTGATACCGGCGTTTATTCTTGTACAGCACAAAATCTTGCCGGAGTTATTGTTGCCAACGCATCAATAACAATATTCGAAGAGCCGTCATTCGTTAAGCCAATGGAGAACCGATTAATCTCCGTGGGCTCGTCAATCGTCCTTGAGTGCATGGCCAGCGGATCTCCCCGTCCAAAATTGCTGTGGCGTAAAGACGGGGCACCGCTTCTGGCAACTGAGAGGCATTTTTTTACAGCCGACGATCAGCTATTGATTATCGTCAATACAGTATTAAGTGATGCTGGTAATTATGAAtgcgaaataaataatacattgGGTAAAGCAGTGGGAGTTTCTCGTCTGACAATCAGTCCCGCGTCATCGCCAGTAAATGTACAAACAAATGTAATGAGTATTGTAATTGTCGCGGTTGTAAGTTGTATCGTTGGTACTTCAATAGTATGGGTTATCATAATGTACCAATCGCGACGGCGTTCCAAGgcaacaaaaaatgttaatggaCAAGTGCCCATAAGTGGAGAACCGCCAACTACGGACGGGCAAACTACACAATTGTACCTGGATTCTAGTTCTCAGCATAGCAAAGATAGCGGTACTGGTGACAGTACTAATCCCGGtaagtatttttatctaatatGGACCATTAGCTATCGATTATTTCATAcaatagtaatatttatatatttattgcagAGGAAATTGTAACCTGCGGTATTCACAATGACGAGGATGCTGCTGCTGTAAGTGGCGAGGATCCGTTACTCCAGTACACAAATCACCAGCGGAATATCCAGATAGACAGTAATGATATACCATAAAAGGCAATAACACACCTTTTACGGAAACCCACgtgagaatatatatttatatatatatattaaagagaacaaaaaatatagtattatATGTAAATTCGTTTGGTGAGGCTtagaaacagaaaaaaagtaacgTACTTCCTCTAACGACGAATTGGCTAATTTGATCAGTGACCACGTGTCCAATGATCGCTCAGTATTaggataaagataaaaatataaataataatattattattgataacaaacAATTAGTCTAGTAAGATGTCCGAAAGTTATTGATGCCTTAAAAATAGTGTACATACGTCAAAAAGTAAATCGAGCCATCTATTGATGTTACGATATTTGAAGGCTTTAttataacatatattatatatatatatgagaactAGAAATCAGTAACATCAGCCTTTTTGtgatagttatttattttatatttaagccGGCTTCAAGGTTATTTATAGTATAGTATTTCGAGAATGTACCTCGACCTCCCTTAGTACTGACattgctaaatttttttttatttttatttttttatttataaaagccAAAGTGCTCATTACACTGTTAAAATTttgcggagtgaatgcggagcagatgattatttatttaaccccCTTGGAGTAACATTCACTCCAAAGGGGAGTTTATTTGAAGATTTAAACTCTGAATCGGAGTAaatgcagatttaaataaaattcaaatcactccgctgaaaaaaaattctctatttaCTACGTAtccgaataatttttttataagcttcAAAACTCCGAGAGAGTGAAttcgaattgaaataaaattcactcccgatttttttagagtgtaatatttttttgatggtCTTCcctgctaaatttttttctttgcggttttttcttttcattctgttataatttatctatagaacatattattattattaatttcagtCAATAACTTTAACAATTGCTCAGTAAACGCGGGTGAATTCCATCCATTTTAATTAAGTACGTACTGTTAGTACGTAATTACGGTTCTAacaattattagtattataaaaatagttatttgtaataaaatataaagtttttttttgtttattgttgACTATTTGAGTTATTTTAGACTAATTGTATTTGTATGCAACCAATTGTATTTGGGTTTTCAACAAagtttttgtatattacatatatatatataaatatataaatataaatataacgttTTGCATTATTGCAAACTATTTAAACGAGTtgctatttaattaactacttactattttatatattatcgatTGCCCGAGTTAAATATCGCCTTAATAACACTGAAGCGCTAAAACAAGTGTCTTAAAACAGAGgtcttaatatttatgata
The sequence above is drawn from the Microplitis demolitor isolate Queensland-Clemson2020A chromosome 3, iyMicDemo2.1a, whole genome shotgun sequence genome and encodes:
- the LOC103576547 gene encoding leucine-rich repeats and immunoglobulin-like domains protein 3 — encoded protein: MMSVGSFQVSYAVFIVFFILLNVCYTIARQDAYTINDNHDNSYDNFKCPIKCACLGNFADCSNLQLDSVPSGLPPWTEILDLSSNKLEDNLTFSMSHLPQLTSLKLNKNLFSHIPELSLLGNLTHVSISHNFIGDIDGSALRKLPNLQTLELPSNKIKVLSRGSFLAPNQLTRLNLNMNEISDMEPGCLDNLTQLEELRLNKNNLTHLVKDVFVNLTKLKLLEINRNELQQIQGLSLKNLTSLEELRLKRNKIDTLEDGAFWPLRNLQLLQLDFNMLTVVKKGGLFGLDNLRKLTLSHNHIFKIESQAWELCKEIRELDLSNNKLTSIERGTFEYLLKLEKLKLDHNRISFISDVAFTSIPNLKILEINFNKISYMIEDITTGAFVVLGQLKKLGLASNQIKSVNRNAFGGLEGLEELDLQGNNITSIQENAFSPMPNLSKLKMNTGALVCDCGLQWLSVWLREHRYNEAKARCGYPHWLKSMHLTQLHHANFTCDEFPKPRIIEEPSSQMSIKGENVTLTCRATSTADTPLQFTWKHENTELRDADIETIPIASENGVTEALSSLHLVNVSHEDAGKYQCMVANTFGTSYSTKAKISVLVYPSFSKIPQDISVMAGRTARLECSAEGHPSPQIAWQKDGGNDFPAARERRMHMMPTDPVLFIIDDVKSADTGVYSCTAQNLAGVIVANASITIFEEPSFVKPMENRLISVGSSIVLECMASGSPRPKLLWRKDGAPLLATERHFFTADDQLLIIVNTVLSDAGNYECEINNTLGKAVGVSRLTISPASSPVNVQTNVMSIVIVAVVSCIVGTSIVWVIIMYQSRRRSKATKNVNGQVPISGEPPTTDGQTTQLYLDSSSQHSKDSGTGDSTNPEEIVTCGIHNDEDAAAVSGEDPLLQYTNHQRNIQIDSNDIP